One Sporomusaceae bacterium ACPt DNA window includes the following coding sequences:
- the mraY gene encoding Phospho-N-acetylmuramoyl-pentapeptide-transferase → MQELLYAAAVSFAIAVLAGPLLIPVLRRLKFGQSIREEGPERHYAKAGTPTMGGVLILTALTITSLLFAGKNPEVLLAIFVALGHGLIGFLDDFIKVVLKRSLGLKARQKLLGQIIMALALAYIASIYFGRGTDLWIPVLGINVDFGALYYLLIFLVLVGTTNAVNLTDGLDGLAAGTTTVAALAYAVIALYFGKPHLAIFCVALAGACLGFLKYNAYPAKVFMGDTGSLALGGALAAVAVMTKTEFLLVIVGGVFVVEALSVIIQVISFKSTGKRVFKMSPIHHHFELSGWSETKVVTVFWLAGAVFAAVALSILVVSQAGGI, encoded by the coding sequence ATGCAGGAATTGTTGTATGCCGCCGCAGTGTCTTTTGCCATTGCTGTGCTGGCCGGGCCGCTGCTTATTCCTGTTCTGCGGCGGCTCAAATTCGGGCAAAGTATTAGGGAAGAAGGCCCTGAACGCCACTATGCCAAGGCGGGCACGCCTACTATGGGCGGAGTGCTCATTTTGACTGCGCTGACTATTACCAGTTTACTATTTGCAGGTAAAAACCCTGAGGTATTGTTGGCAATATTTGTTGCTCTAGGTCATGGATTAATCGGTTTTCTGGATGATTTTATCAAAGTGGTGCTTAAGCGCTCGCTAGGTCTTAAAGCCAGACAAAAACTGTTAGGACAGATTATTATGGCGCTGGCGCTCGCCTATATTGCCAGCATTTATTTTGGCCGTGGCACAGACTTATGGATACCTGTATTGGGTATTAACGTCGATTTTGGGGCCTTATATTATCTCTTAATTTTTCTTGTTCTTGTTGGCACTACTAATGCTGTTAATCTAACCGACGGTCTTGACGGCTTGGCCGCAGGCACGACAACGGTAGCTGCCCTGGCTTATGCCGTAATTGCTCTTTATTTCGGTAAACCTCACTTGGCAATTTTTTGTGTAGCCTTGGCAGGGGCCTGTCTGGGTTTTTTAAAATACAATGCTTATCCGGCCAAGGTGTTTATGGGTGATACCGGGTCTTTGGCTTTAGGTGGCGCGTTAGCGGCTGTTGCGGTAATGACTAAAACCGAATTTTTGTTGGTTATTGTTGGTGGGGTATTTGTGGTTGAGGCGTTATCGGTAATTATTCAGGTTATTTCTTTTAAATCAACCGGCAAGCGGGTATTTAAAATGAGTCCGATTCATCACCACTTTGAACTGTCCGGCTGGTCAGAGACCAAAGTGGTAACGGTATTCTGGCTGGCTGGTGCGGTGTTTGCCGCTGTGGCTTTGAGTATTTTAGTAGTTAGCCAGGCAGGAGGAATATAA
- the murA1 gene encoding UDP-N-acetylglucosamine 1-carboxyvinyltransferase 1: MEKFIVKGEVQLSGNVRISGAKNATLPIMAATLLCSGVNVIHDVPYLRDIQAMQDILTLLGAKISRQGHTMLIDTTNVSKAEIPEHLMREMRASVFLMGPLLGRFRKVRVSYPGGCAIGPRPINLHIKALEKIGAKVDESFGFIDAEAAELTGGEVNFDFPSVGATENAMMAAVLAKGITIIRNAAREPEIVDLQAILNKMGAQISGAGTDTIRIDGVEKLVPAEHTVMCDRIEAGTFLMAGAMTRGDIVIENIVPEYLFSVTDKLQEIGAQVTTGSNYIRIKARELRGVDIKTLPFPGFPTDLQAPILSVVTIAKGTSIITETIFENRFKHVDELTRMGAKIKVEGRTAIIRGVPKLTGAIVSAPDLRAGSALVLAALAAEGTSEIEQVYHIDRGYEHIEQKLQALGAQIVRVQGN, translated from the coding sequence ATGGAGAAATTTATCGTCAAAGGAGAAGTACAACTAAGTGGCAATGTCCGGATAAGTGGGGCGAAAAACGCCACCTTGCCTATTATGGCGGCAACACTTTTGTGTTCCGGCGTCAATGTGATTCACGACGTGCCCTATTTGCGTGACATCCAAGCCATGCAAGATATCTTGACACTGCTCGGAGCCAAAATATCCAGGCAGGGCCATACTATGTTAATTGATACTACCAATGTGAGTAAGGCTGAAATACCTGAGCATCTAATGCGAGAGATGCGGGCCTCGGTATTTTTGATGGGGCCGTTGTTAGGTAGATTCCGCAAAGTTAGAGTGTCTTATCCTGGTGGGTGCGCTATCGGTCCAAGGCCAATTAATTTACATATCAAAGCTCTAGAAAAAATCGGCGCAAAAGTTGACGAAAGCTTTGGGTTTATTGATGCGGAAGCGGCAGAGTTGACCGGCGGTGAAGTGAATTTTGACTTTCCGAGCGTTGGTGCTACCGAAAACGCCATGATGGCTGCAGTACTGGCCAAGGGTATTACTATTATCCGCAATGCGGCGCGCGAACCCGAGATCGTTGACTTACAAGCCATATTGAATAAAATGGGGGCCCAAATCAGCGGCGCTGGTACCGACACCATCAGAATCGACGGTGTGGAAAAACTTGTTCCTGCTGAGCATACTGTGATGTGTGACAGAATTGAAGCCGGCACGTTTTTAATGGCTGGTGCTATGACTCGCGGCGATATTGTGATCGAGAATATTGTTCCGGAATATTTGTTCTCCGTTACCGACAAACTTCAGGAAATTGGGGCTCAGGTGACTACAGGCAGCAATTATATCCGAATTAAAGCACGGGAACTTAGAGGTGTTGATATTAAGACCCTGCCGTTTCCAGGCTTTCCTACCGATCTACAAGCTCCAATCCTGTCCGTGGTTACCATTGCTAAAGGCACTAGCATCATTACAGAAACCATCTTTGAAAACCGTTTTAAACATGTCGACGAACTTACCCGGATGGGAGCAAAAATTAAAGTCGAAGGACGTACCGCCATTATTCGCGGTGTACCAAAACTAACCGGGGCTATTGTATCGGCGCCTGACTTGCGCGCCGGCAGTGCCTTGGTGTTGGCGGCTCTAGCAGCAGAAGGAACATCAGAAATTGAACAAGTATATCATATTGACCGCGGTTATGAACATATTGAGCAAAAACTACAGGCCTTAGGGGCACAAATTGTAAGGGTCCAGGGTAACTGA
- the murC gene encoding UDP-N-acetylmuramate--L-alanine ligase, whose amino-acid sequence MRTPETGYARKGRMLLLDNIQKIHLIGIGGSGMSAIAKVLLDLGYSVSGSDAQKSSVTVKLEQAGAAVYIGHNYENIGDTQAIIISTAIPETNPEVQAARDKGIPVYHRADMLAFLMSKQKGIAVAGAHGKTTTTSMIALMLEKSGMDPTIIIGGELESIGGNAKLGHGQYLVAEADESDGSFLKLSPQIAVVTNIENDHMDYYKTMDNILRTFNQFLHKLDPAEGLAVLCFDNAYVRDMAVKLERRYVSYALNHDADYTARNIKSDGPVTSFNVYYHGELLGAVKICVPGMHNAANALAAVAVGVEAGLSFEQIADGLGMFQGAKRRFQSKGRVNGVWVVDDYAHHPTEIITTLQGARQTKPKRLICVFQPHRYTRTKLLRQEFGTAFTPADLLILTDVYSAGEQPIPGIDGEVIKEEVERQTNQRVTYIPDKNKISRYLAEIVEPGDLVMTMGAGNIYQAGEELVEKLMDQQ is encoded by the coding sequence ATGCGAACACCGGAGACGGGGTACGCAAGAAAGGGGAGAATGCTATTGTTAGATAATATTCAAAAAATCCATTTAATAGGTATTGGTGGCTCGGGTATGAGTGCCATTGCCAAAGTACTGCTCGACTTGGGGTATAGTGTATCTGGTTCTGACGCCCAAAAATCAAGTGTTACAGTTAAGCTTGAGCAGGCCGGGGCAGCGGTGTACATTGGCCACAATTATGAAAATATTGGCGACACTCAGGCGATAATTATTTCCACCGCCATCCCTGAAACCAATCCGGAGGTGCAGGCTGCGCGGGACAAGGGAATCCCCGTTTACCACCGGGCTGATATGTTGGCATTTTTAATGTCCAAACAGAAAGGCATTGCTGTGGCCGGTGCTCATGGCAAGACCACTACAACTTCGATGATTGCCTTAATGCTGGAAAAATCGGGTATGGACCCGACCATAATCATTGGCGGGGAACTGGAATCAATAGGCGGTAACGCTAAACTCGGCCATGGCCAGTATCTGGTTGCTGAAGCCGATGAAAGTGACGGTTCTTTTCTGAAACTTTCGCCGCAGATTGCTGTTGTCACTAATATTGAAAATGACCATATGGACTACTACAAGACCATGGACAATATATTGCGTACTTTCAACCAGTTCTTACATAAGCTTGATCCGGCTGAAGGATTGGCTGTGTTGTGTTTTGACAATGCTTATGTAAGAGATATGGCGGTTAAGCTTGAACGGCGTTATGTGTCGTATGCACTTAACCATGACGCAGATTATACTGCCCGCAATATAAAGTCTGATGGCCCGGTTACAAGTTTTAATGTATATTACCACGGTGAACTTTTAGGCGCAGTGAAGATTTGTGTTCCCGGGATGCACAATGCGGCCAATGCTTTAGCTGCTGTTGCTGTAGGTGTCGAAGCCGGTCTGAGTTTTGAACAGATCGCTGACGGTCTAGGTATGTTTCAAGGTGCCAAACGCCGGTTTCAGTCTAAGGGAAGGGTAAATGGCGTTTGGGTGGTAGATGATTACGCTCATCATCCTACTGAAATTATTACAACATTGCAGGGGGCCCGTCAGACAAAACCAAAACGGCTGATTTGCGTGTTCCAGCCGCACCGCTATACGCGGACCAAGTTACTGCGCCAAGAGTTCGGCACTGCTTTCACGCCGGCTGATTTACTGATTCTTACTGATGTTTATTCCGCGGGTGAGCAGCCGATACCGGGGATTGACGGGGAAGTTATCAAGGAGGAGGTAGAACGGCAGACCAATCAGCGCGTCACTTATATACCGGACAAAAATAAAATTTCCCGGTATCTTGCTGAGATTGTCGAACCCGGGGATTTGGTGATGACCATGGGAGCAGGCAATATTTATCAGGCCGGAGAAGAATTGGTGGAAAAACTTATGGATCAGCAATAA
- the ftsW_1 gene encoding putative peptidoglycan glycosyltransferase FtsW: MAVRPKSPDYVIFFAIIGLLGFGIVMVYSSSAVSAYVNYSDSYYFLKRQMIWATLGILAMLFTMNIDYHVWRKLAKPTMIVTLILLVLVLIPGLGKVVNGARRWLGFGSLYLQPSEIAKLSMVLFSANSLAGSQDKITSFIKGVVPQLLMLLVVFGLILKEPDLGTALVIGGTVFILLFASGAKISHLSSLGAAGVVAIVAAIIVEPYRMKRLLAFSDPWADPLNSGYHIIQSLYAIGSGGLFGVGLGRSREKFLYLPEPHTDFIFAILGEELGFIGTVTVIILFFLFAWRGFKVAISAPDIYGSLLAGGITSMIVLQALMNIAVVTASMPVTGIPLPFISFGGSALIFTLAGVGILLNISRYVSMK, translated from the coding sequence TTGGCGGTCAGACCTAAGTCGCCCGATTATGTCATCTTTTTTGCCATTATTGGTTTATTGGGTTTCGGGATAGTAATGGTCTATAGTTCGAGCGCGGTTTCTGCCTATGTTAACTACAGTGACAGTTACTATTTTTTAAAACGCCAGATGATTTGGGCTACATTGGGAATACTGGCTATGCTATTTACTATGAATATCGACTATCATGTTTGGAGGAAACTGGCAAAGCCGACAATGATAGTTACCCTCATACTTTTAGTGCTTGTTCTTATTCCGGGTTTAGGTAAAGTGGTCAATGGGGCGCGACGCTGGCTGGGATTTGGTTCACTGTATCTGCAACCCTCGGAAATTGCAAAACTGAGTATGGTACTGTTTTCTGCCAACAGTTTGGCCGGGTCTCAAGATAAAATCACCAGTTTTATTAAAGGGGTTGTCCCGCAACTACTCATGTTACTGGTGGTGTTCGGGCTTATTTTGAAAGAGCCTGATCTCGGGACCGCACTGGTTATCGGCGGCACAGTGTTTATTCTGTTGTTTGCTTCCGGTGCCAAAATATCACATTTGTCATCTTTAGGCGCGGCTGGTGTTGTGGCTATAGTTGCTGCTATTATTGTAGAACCCTACCGGATGAAACGGCTGTTGGCGTTCAGTGATCCATGGGCTGATCCTTTAAACAGTGGCTATCACATTATTCAATCACTATATGCTATTGGTTCTGGCGGCCTGTTTGGCGTTGGCTTGGGCCGAAGCCGGGAAAAATTTTTGTATCTGCCTGAGCCTCATACTGATTTTATATTTGCCATTCTGGGTGAAGAATTAGGGTTTATTGGTACGGTAACGGTAATCATACTATTCTTCCTGTTTGCCTGGCGGGGGTTTAAAGTTGCAATTTCCGCGCCTGACATCTATGGCAGCTTATTAGCTGGCGGCATAACCAGCATGATTGTGCTGCAAGCACTCATGAATATTGCGGTGGTTACAGCATCCATGCCGGTAACAGGAATACCGTTGCCATTTATCAGTTTTGGCGGTTCGGCCCTGATTTTTACGCTGGCCGGGGTAGGTATTCTTCTCAATATTTCCCGGTATGTCAGCATGAAATGA
- the ddlB gene encoding D-alanine--D-alanine ligase B encodes MKNKKIAVVMGGPSAEREVSLNTGRAILAALQEKGYNAVGIDLSPRHFVEQLNVEKIEVVFNAIHGLYGEDGLMQGTLEMLGIPYTGSGVLASAIAMDKAVTKRLFMAAEIPTPRSRLYNKNNAGYHLPDEILTEFGVPVVIKPTAQGSSIGVVIVEDAAEIGNAVAEAFKYSDRIIVEEFISGKELTVSILGNDKPEALPIIEIVPQSGRYDYKSKYTKGATEYIVPARLEPEITSLVQKIALDAYKLLGCRGIGRVDVMLDSNNKPYVLEVNTIPGMTATSLVPKAAASIGIGFADLCERILLMSAE; translated from the coding sequence ATGAAAAATAAAAAAATTGCAGTGGTTATGGGTGGGCCGTCTGCTGAACGGGAAGTGTCTCTTAATACCGGGCGGGCTATTCTGGCGGCACTGCAGGAAAAAGGTTATAATGCTGTCGGCATTGACCTTAGCCCCCGGCATTTTGTCGAGCAATTGAATGTAGAGAAGATTGAAGTTGTTTTTAACGCTATCCATGGTCTTTATGGTGAAGATGGATTGATGCAGGGCACGCTGGAAATGTTAGGTATACCTTATACTGGCTCAGGTGTGTTAGCAAGTGCTATAGCCATGGATAAAGCGGTAACCAAACGCTTGTTTATGGCAGCGGAAATACCTACTCCACGGTCACGGTTGTACAACAAGAATAATGCTGGATACCACTTACCGGATGAAATTTTGACTGAATTTGGTGTACCGGTAGTGATCAAGCCAACTGCCCAGGGTTCAAGCATTGGAGTTGTGATTGTTGAAGACGCTGCAGAAATTGGGAACGCTGTAGCTGAAGCGTTTAAATATAGCGACCGTATTATTGTTGAAGAGTTTATTAGTGGCAAAGAATTGACAGTGTCTATACTCGGCAACGATAAGCCGGAAGCGTTACCCATTATTGAAATTGTTCCGCAATCAGGACGGTATGATTACAAGTCTAAATACACTAAGGGTGCTACTGAATATATAGTGCCAGCCAGGCTAGAGCCGGAAATTACCAGCCTGGTTCAGAAAATAGCGCTGGATGCTTATAAGCTTTTGGGATGCCGGGGAATCGGCCGGGTTGATGTCATGCTTGACAGCAATAACAAACCTTATGTTTTGGAAGTAAATACTATTCCGGGCATGACGGCCACTAGCTTAGTACCCAAAGCAGCAGCGTCTATCGGTATAGGTTTTGCCGATTTGTGCGAACGTATACTTCTGATGAGCGCTGAGTAG
- the murD gene encoding UDP-N-acetylmuramoylalanine--D-glutamate ligase, with the protein MTKQTEFANKKVLVLGAGVSGISVARTLRQLGADVTLSDAKTAEQINKDFSLLKADGINLALGCQDEKLLTGIDYLVLSPGISIYIPLVNAAKERGIIVMSEVEVAYRLSDAPIIAITGTNGKTTTTTLIGEMLKTTGRQVTVGGNIGAALSDQALKTAPDGFVVAEISSFQLEGAVKFRPIIAAVLNLTPDHLDRHRTMAVYQEMKERVFVNQQATDYLILNYDDAIVRDMAERAAGKVVYFSRQHCLESGIYVDHGFIRMNWEGKVTDICPVTDIKIKGGHNVENALAACAAGYFAGVEPEAMAEVLKTFPGVEHRIEPVAEIGGVTYYNDSKATNPESSIKALEAFPGHIILIAGGRDKNTDLTEFMLLVKDRVDHLILLGEAQERFAEAAVRHQVREIHNVSSLAEAVTLAYSLAKPPQVVLLSPACASYDMFNNYEERGRVFKDLVCRLG; encoded by the coding sequence ATGACTAAACAGACCGAGTTTGCTAACAAAAAAGTATTAGTTTTGGGTGCGGGCGTCAGCGGTATTTCGGTGGCGCGCACCTTGCGGCAACTGGGTGCCGATGTTACTTTAAGCGATGCCAAGACTGCTGAACAAATCAATAAGGATTTTTCTCTGCTCAAAGCAGACGGTATTAATCTGGCGCTTGGCTGCCAAGATGAAAAATTGTTGACCGGTATTGATTATCTAGTGTTGTCACCGGGTATATCTATATATATCCCGCTTGTTAACGCTGCTAAAGAGCGCGGCATCATAGTAATGAGCGAAGTTGAGGTGGCCTACCGACTGAGTGATGCTCCTATAATCGCCATAACCGGCACTAATGGCAAAACGACTACAACAACGCTAATTGGTGAAATGCTTAAAACTACCGGTCGTCAGGTAACTGTTGGTGGCAATATTGGTGCAGCATTGTCCGACCAGGCACTAAAAACTGCTCCCGATGGCTTTGTTGTGGCTGAAATTTCAAGTTTTCAATTAGAAGGCGCGGTAAAATTCAGACCGATAATCGCTGCAGTGTTAAATCTGACCCCTGATCATTTAGACAGGCACCGTACTATGGCTGTTTATCAAGAGATGAAGGAACGGGTATTTGTTAACCAGCAGGCAACTGACTATTTAATTCTTAACTATGATGACGCTATTGTACGGGATATGGCAGAACGGGCTGCAGGCAAAGTTGTGTATTTCAGTCGCCAACACTGTCTGGAATCAGGAATCTATGTGGACCATGGATTCATAAGAATGAACTGGGAGGGCAAAGTTACCGATATTTGCCCGGTAACTGATATTAAAATAAAAGGCGGTCATAACGTGGAAAATGCCTTGGCTGCCTGCGCCGCCGGCTATTTTGCCGGTGTCGAACCTGAAGCCATGGCCGAAGTGCTAAAAACATTCCCAGGCGTTGAGCACCGTATTGAACCGGTTGCCGAGATTGGCGGTGTTACCTACTATAACGATTCCAAAGCCACCAATCCGGAATCTTCGATAAAAGCGCTTGAAGCCTTCCCCGGCCATATTATTCTGATTGCCGGGGGGCGGGATAAAAATACCGACCTTACTGAATTTATGCTTCTGGTTAAGGACCGGGTCGATCACCTGATATTGTTAGGCGAGGCTCAGGAGCGGTTTGCCGAGGCTGCTGTTCGGCATCAAGTGCGCGAAATTCATAATGTATCATCGTTGGCTGAGGCGGTAACACTGGCTTACAGTCTGGCTAAGCCGCCGCAGGTGGTGCTTTTGTCGCCGGCTTGCGCTAGTTATGACATGTTCAACAACTATGAGGAGCGGGGAAGAGTATTTAAAGACTTGGTATGCCGGTTAGGTTAA
- the ftsQ gene encoding Cell division protein FtsQ: MQTADRLRAARQQRASRLVAWLAALAVLIAFFLFINSTYFTVGTVVVEGNKYITVEEVLRIAGIPERVNIFRLKTAEITDRLMHDLRVAEVKVERRFPASIVIHVKERQPLAFVASQYGFVEIDRQGVVMVALKNLKQIKVPVITGVRLGNVYVGDQVNNPGLSNVLTYLAALDEDTLNNLSEVNIKSPDEIIAYTVNSVHIRVGDSQRLAEKARLTGEILQEITTKKMAVEYVDLNYTSPIIKIRDR; this comes from the coding sequence ATGCAGACGGCAGATCGCTTAAGAGCAGCCAGGCAGCAGCGAGCATCAAGGCTGGTGGCATGGCTGGCAGCTTTAGCAGTGCTTATAGCCTTTTTTTTGTTTATTAATTCTACTTATTTTACTGTTGGGACAGTCGTGGTTGAAGGCAATAAATACATTACTGTTGAAGAGGTTTTGCGTATTGCCGGTATTCCTGAACGAGTAAATATATTCAGGCTAAAGACAGCTGAAATTACGGACAGGCTTATGCATGACCTCAGGGTGGCTGAGGTAAAGGTCGAACGAAGGTTTCCGGCAAGTATTGTCATTCATGTTAAAGAACGTCAGCCATTGGCCTTTGTCGCCAGCCAGTACGGTTTTGTCGAAATTGACCGGCAAGGTGTGGTTATGGTAGCATTAAAAAATTTAAAGCAGATTAAAGTGCCGGTTATCACCGGTGTCCGCTTAGGCAACGTGTATGTGGGCGACCAGGTAAATAATCCGGGACTTTCTAATGTTTTGACTTATTTGGCGGCGTTGGATGAAGATACGCTCAATAACTTGTCAGAAGTCAATATTAAATCCCCTGACGAGATTATTGCCTATACAGTGAATTCAGTACACATCCGGGTAGGCGACAGCCAGCGGCTTGCGGAAAAGGCCCGGCTTACAGGCGAGATTTTGCAAGAAATAACTACAAAAAAAATGGCTGTCGAATACGTAGATCTAAACTATACTTCGCCTATTATTAAAATACGTGATCGATAA
- the ftsA_3 gene encoding Cell division protein FtsA, giving the protein MDKKTILAIDVGTGMVKVFSGRQQADGSLQLLGSGAAPTAGYTRGTVTDVNALAHSIRQAVDCVAMAADNQAADSVYLGISGSMLVSQNSVGSVALASPGTVIPADVERACQAAVFAAAKNDHEVLHVFAVKESLVRAGAALEVETHIVTAPKAILQSLTCALTEVGICLNGIVSNVVTAAESMKSELPGQPANFIYMDIGAGTADFAVYVDRRLCLSASLPLGGDYITSDLMQGLSVSRAHAEEIKRYYSRLSSDLRNQGVILDCNDYGTTDKHIPFDFLYDIVESRVDEIVTLVYDYLSPLLKNYLSQPGQVFDGIYLTGGCGSMPSVAACVARVFQIHTEVIKPSRLAVEYAHPANAVCYGIINYGARKLPCESATSRSAWNVFVRKVKKILKFDRR; this is encoded by the coding sequence ATGGACAAGAAAACTATATTAGCTATTGATGTCGGCACAGGTATGGTCAAGGTGTTTTCCGGTAGACAGCAAGCTGATGGAAGCCTGCAACTTTTAGGCAGCGGAGCTGCGCCAACGGCAGGCTATACCAGAGGAACTGTTACTGATGTTAACGCTTTGGCACATTCTATCAGACAGGCAGTAGATTGTGTTGCTATGGCAGCTGATAACCAAGCTGCTGATTCTGTGTACCTGGGAATTAGTGGATCAATGCTTGTTTCGCAAAATAGTGTTGGCAGTGTTGCGCTGGCATCGCCTGGAACTGTAATTCCGGCTGATGTGGAGCGGGCCTGTCAGGCAGCTGTTTTTGCGGCGGCGAAAAATGATCATGAGGTTTTGCATGTTTTTGCGGTAAAAGAAAGTTTGGTTCGTGCAGGAGCAGCCCTTGAAGTCGAAACTCACATAGTTACAGCACCAAAGGCGATACTTCAAAGTCTTACTTGTGCGCTTACTGAGGTCGGTATTTGTTTAAACGGTATTGTTTCCAATGTTGTTACGGCGGCCGAGAGCATGAAGAGCGAGTTGCCTGGCCAACCGGCAAATTTTATCTATATGGATATTGGCGCAGGTACTGCAGATTTTGCTGTTTATGTGGACAGAAGACTTTGCTTATCAGCTTCATTGCCGCTCGGCGGGGATTATATAACAAGCGATTTGATGCAAGGGCTAAGTGTCAGCCGTGCCCACGCTGAAGAAATCAAACGTTATTACTCCAGGCTTTCTTCTGATTTGCGAAATCAGGGAGTAATACTTGACTGCAACGATTACGGCACTACTGATAAGCATATTCCTTTTGATTTTCTCTATGATATTGTCGAAAGCAGGGTAGATGAAATTGTAACTTTGGTGTACGATTATCTTAGTCCGCTACTAAAAAATTATTTGTCTCAGCCAGGGCAAGTTTTTGACGGCATTTATTTAACCGGCGGTTGCGGATCAATGCCCAGTGTAGCGGCTTGTGTCGCCAGAGTTTTTCAAATACATACCGAGGTGATTAAGCCAAGCCGGCTCGCGGTTGAGTATGCGCATCCGGCTAATGCTGTGTGCTATGGTATTATTAACTATGGCGCCAGAAAATTACCATGCGAATCGGCTACAAGCCGCAGTGCATGGAATGTGTTTGTCCGTAAAGTGAAAAAAATCTTGAAATTTGATAGACGTTAA
- the murG_1 gene encoding UDP-N-acetylglucosamine--N-acetylmuramyl-(pentapeptide) pyrophosphoryl-undecaprenol N-acetylglucosamine transferase, whose translation MRMIISGGGTGGHIYPAITIAKEVAKLAKNSEILFVGTKHGLEADIVPKEGFNFATIEVRGLERRLSWQNVRTIISTIGSVWSSAKIIKDFKPDVVIGTGGYVCGPVLLAASLLKIPTLIQEQNVIPGITNKILARFVDKIAVGYAEAERCFGRYKPQQIVFTGNPIRPEVMSATRQEGQLALQLDANKLTLLVVGGSRGARSINNAMLDVYQHFAGSQRIQILHVTGQNEYNSIVGNIKQSGIDISNAGNIIIKPYLYNMPLALGAADLAVFRAGAVGLAELTARGIPAILIPYPYAAENHQEFNARALEKQGAAVVIADKELTGAKLTKTIETLLNNPAMLSDMAKKSRELGRPQAAEAIARLALGLIKPQRKR comes from the coding sequence ATGCGGATGATTATTTCTGGCGGGGGAACAGGTGGTCACATCTACCCCGCCATTACCATAGCAAAGGAAGTAGCCAAGTTAGCCAAGAATAGTGAAATACTATTTGTCGGGACAAAACACGGTCTTGAAGCCGATATTGTTCCTAAAGAAGGTTTTAATTTCGCTACAATTGAAGTGCGGGGGCTGGAGCGGCGGCTTTCCTGGCAAAATGTCCGGACAATAATTAGTACGATAGGTAGCGTATGGAGTTCGGCAAAAATCATTAAAGATTTTAAACCTGATGTTGTTATTGGTACCGGGGGTTATGTGTGCGGACCGGTACTGCTGGCTGCCAGTCTGCTTAAAATACCGACTCTGATTCAGGAACAAAACGTAATACCAGGAATTACCAATAAAATCTTGGCTCGTTTTGTTGATAAAATTGCCGTAGGGTATGCCGAGGCTGAGCGCTGTTTTGGCAGGTACAAGCCCCAGCAGATTGTATTTACCGGCAATCCCATCAGACCGGAAGTTATGTCGGCAACCCGGCAGGAAGGTCAGTTGGCGCTTCAGCTTGATGCTAACAAACTTACCTTGTTAGTAGTTGGCGGCAGCCGGGGGGCCCGCAGTATTAATAACGCTATGCTCGACGTCTATCAACATTTTGCTGGTAGCCAACGCATTCAAATATTGCATGTAACCGGGCAAAACGAGTATAATAGCATAGTTGGCAATATTAAGCAATCTGGTATAGACATTTCCAATGCTGGCAATATTATCATAAAGCCGTATTTATATAATATGCCTTTAGCGCTGGGGGCTGCCGATTTAGCAGTATTCCGGGCCGGGGCGGTAGGCCTGGCCGAATTAACAGCAAGAGGCATACCAGCGATACTTATACCTTATCCATATGCTGCTGAAAACCATCAGGAATTTAACGCCAGAGCGCTTGAAAAGCAAGGTGCGGCGGTAGTGATTGCCGATAAAGAATTAACAGGTGCTAAGCTAACCAAGACAATTGAGACTTTACTAAATAATCCTGCCATGCTTTCGGATATGGCTAAAAAAAGCAGAGAGCTGGGCCGCCCCCAGGCGGCAGAAGCAATTGCCCGCCTGGCGCTGGGACTAATAAAGCCGCAACGCAAAAGATAA